One stretch of Lemur catta isolate mLemCat1 chromosome 2, mLemCat1.pri, whole genome shotgun sequence DNA includes these proteins:
- the HS3ST5 gene encoding heparan sulfate glucosamine 3-O-sulfotransferase 5, which yields MLFKQQAWLRQKLLVLGSLAVGSLLYLVARVGSLDRLQPICPIEGRFGGARSQAEFPLRALQFKRGLLHEFRKSNNASKEQVRLHDLVQQLPKAIIIGVRKGGTRALLEMLNLHPAVVKASQEIHFFDNDENYAKGIEWYRKKMPFSYPQQITIEKSPAYFITEEVPERIYKMNSSIKLLIIVREPTTRAISDYTQVLEGKERKNKTYYKFEKLAIDPNTCEVNTKYKAVRTSIYTKHLERWLKYFPIEQFHIVDGDRLITEPLPELQLVEKFLNLPPRISQYNLYFNATRGFYCLRFNIIFNKCLAGSKGRIHPEVDPSVITKLRKFFHPFNQKFYQITGRTLNWP from the coding sequence GCTACAGCCCATTTGCCCTATCGAAGGCCGATTCGGAGGAGCCCGCAGTCAGGCGGAATTCCCACTCCGTGCCCTGCAGTTCAAGCGTGGCCTGCTGCACGAGTTCCGGAAGAGCAACAACGCATCCAAGGAGCAGGTTCGCCTCCATGACCTGGTACAGCAGCTCCCCAAGGCCATTATTATTGGGGTGAGGAAAGGAGGCACAAGAGCCCTGCTTGAAATGCTGAACCTCCATCCGGCGGTGGTCAAAGCCTCTCAAGAAATCCATTTTTTTGATAATGATGAGAATTATGCCAAGGGCATTGAGTGGTATAGAAAAAAGATGCCTTTTTCCTATCCTCAGCAAATCACAATTGAAAAGAGCCCGGCATATTTCATCACAGAGGAGGTTCCGGAAAGGATTTACAAAATGAACTCATCTATCAAGCTGTTGATCATTGTCAGGGAGCCAACCACAAGAGCTATTTCTGATTACACTCAGGTCctagaggggaaggagaggaagaacaAAACTTATTACAAGTTTGAGAAGCTGGCCATAGACCCTAATACCTGTGAAGTGAACACAAAATACAAGGCAGTAAGAACGAGCATCTATACCAAACATCTGGAAAGGTGGTTGAAATACTTTCCGATTGAACAATTTCACATCGTCGATGGAGATCGCCTCATCACGGAACCTCTGCCAGAACTTCAGCTCGTGGAGAAGTTCCTAAATCTTCCTCCAAGGATAAGTCAATACAATTTATATTTCAATGCTACCAGAGGGTTTTACTGCTTGCGATTTAACATTATCTTTAATAAGTGCCTGGCGGGCAGCAAGGGGCGCATTCATCCAGAGGTGGACCCCTCTGTCATTACCAAATTGCGCAAATTCTTTCACCCTTTTAATCAAAAATTTTACCAGATCACTGGAAGGACATTGAACTGGCCCTAA